ATTGCACGTAAGACGCTTATACATAGTAACAAAATGTCTGAAGTGTTAATTGGGGTAGTTGCCTTTGAAATAATATTTGTGTTATTAAGGTTTATATAAAAAACAACTGGGCATTTGCCCAGTTGTTTTTTTATTCATTTTCAGCTTTTTGCTCAACGATAACTTCTTCTGTATTACCAGCTTTAGCATTCTTTAGAGCAGCTTTTGCTAATTCTTTAAAATCATCAACAGAATGGGTTGCACCTGTTACAGTATCAACCTTGTCAACATCTTGCTTTTCTACTAAGTCTTCAGCCAATTTAGGTGAAAACTCTTCAGGAGAAGTACCAGAAGCGTCTTTCATTGTTTTGTTGTACTCATCATCTTCAGATTTTAGTGCGCCTTCTTCGTTTTCGTAGTCGAATTTAGCATCAGAGATTTTACCATCGGTGATAACTACTTCTACAAAACCCTTCCAACCATGATCATCAAAATCTTTAAAAGATGCTTTATAAGTACCATCTTTATATCCGCCATTACCACATCCAGCTAAAACAGCTGTAAGCATAACAGCAACAAGTACAACACTAAGTGATTTTTTCATATTTCTTACCTCCTAAATAAATATAATAATTCTTATAGAATAATATATATTCTATAAGAATGAAAAACAAATTTTGTTAAATCTAAGTTAAAATATAATATTTTGTTTTTTTGCACAGATATTATAATAATACACCTATAATATTATAATAATACACCTATAATATTATGTCAATCCCTTAATAATAATAGATAGCGTCAATTTACTGTAGGGAAAAGAAGAATAGATAACATCCTGGGATATTTTTACTTAAAGTTACAGTTCCCATATATTCAGATGACTGTTTGGTATTATAGTTTTATCTACACCATTAACA
This is a stretch of genomic DNA from Xylanivirga thermophila. It encodes these proteins:
- a CDS encoding FMN-binding protein encodes the protein MKKSLSVVLVAVMLTAVLAGCGNGGYKDGTYKASFKDFDDHGWKGFVEVVITDGKISDAKFDYENEEGALKSEDDEYNKTMKDASGTSPEEFSPKLAEDLVEKQDVDKVDTVTGATHSVDDFKELAKAALKNAKAGNTEEVIVEQKAENE